The following coding sequences lie in one Arachis hypogaea cultivar Tifrunner chromosome 4, arahy.Tifrunner.gnm2.J5K5, whole genome shotgun sequence genomic window:
- the LOC112795014 gene encoding secreted RxLR effector protein 161-like — protein MEVAHSNSGIHIYQRKYTMDLLRDLGYLDCKPLSTPFDYSQKLSKESGTILTDNTIYRQLIGRVLYLTNTRPHISYVVGRLSQLLNYAITSHLQAAFCVLRYLKGRPAISLFFSSTSNLHLTGFADADWATCVDTRRSVSGYCFMLGNSFVSWKSKKQTTVGKSSTEAEYRSLTIATCEASWLSFLMDFIGLPL, from the coding sequence ATGGAGGTAGCACACTCTAACTCTGGAATTCATATTTATCAGCGGAAGTACACCATGGACCTTCTTAGGGATTTAggttatctagattgcaagcCTCTCTCTACCCCATTTGATTATAGTCAAAAACTCTCAAAGGAATCAGGTACCATTTTAACAGACAACACTATTTACAGACAGCTTATTGGCCGAGTCCTTTACCTTACAAACACTAGACCCCATATCTCTTATGTTGTGGGACGTTTGAGCCAACTTTTGAACTATGCAATCACTTCTCACCTACAGGCTGCTTTTTGCGTACTTCGATATTTAAAAGGCCGACCTGCAATTAGTCTATTCTTCTCCTCTACTTCTAATCTGCATCTCACTGGATTTGCCGATGCTGACTGGGCTACCTGTGTCGATACTCGTCGCTCTGTTTCCGGTTATTGCTTCATGCTTGGGAACTCGTTTGTTAGCTGGAAGAGTAAGAAGCAAACCACAGTTGGCAAGTCCTCTACAGAAGCTGAATATAGGTCTCTTACTATTGCCACTTGTGAAGCTAGTTGGTTATCTTTCTTGATGGATTTCATTGGTTTGCCACTTTAA